The following are from one region of the Ignavibacteriota bacterium genome:
- a CDS encoding T9SS type A sorting domain-containing protein produces MKKLIFLLLLLIVPYLFSQPIVINELYNSVANDEWIELLVLEDSLDLRNWDIRDFSSGGSAQAPLVFSNNNLWSNLQKGTIIIIARPENAFSEDFDPSDYLLVIKSNNAIYFSGNVFLIAGSSEAVQIRNTSQTHVFGVSWGAANQNSLPQPKVHLSGTSPSNTSVYFKEDSLPEILVASNWAMNGTATMGAGNTSTNIAWILSLRTKPEGSGIVYLEPLVASGSSVVNLKFMYKRDILYNIDALKIIFPVGFSWSQNPAQISIENFTASITVESDTISFSNVIFQNDSVVITIQDVTTPTFTGKYKFKFQSGMGSVVDDVNPSPILTVYGDPIPIAQAKENDTSGVAVYYGNLVSIRGIVVVANQFGSPSYIQDNSAGISIFGSSFSDSVQIGDEVLVSGTITQFNGLNQLEFPLLHQIISTGNTVEPILATPFDLAHDGQGGLENFEGRFVRLNNVLVTELNGTPVSNWAYKNYMLTSSNSADTVQIRIDNGTNIIGSVAPAGRFDIVGVLSQYKTSLPFIGGYQVMPRMLTDIISSGPLFEEFPEESDLTPGSITLDWKTINPGTSRVRYGLTPNYELGIIQIDDSLRTNHSITVSGLLTATIYNLQAFSVANSDTSFSGNIISSTSSDFPTTGEINVYFNKNVYFGVSSGVNANQNVDFLSKAVERINNAKRSVDAALYSLSGSVGDNLATAIINAKNRGVKVRIIGEYDTRNSTSYQSLINNGIPYINDRFGNNDGNGLQHNKFFIIDYRGGSPDSVWVMTGSWNPTDPGTNNDRQNLIEIQDVALAGAYTVEFNEMWGSNNEVPNAQFSRFSSRKYNNTPHIFKINGNRIQSYFSPSDFTNSKIGKTLGKAQKSINGAVMTITRRDLADTVIVIKNDGKKTRLILSNNTDTGSQFSYLQSNGVDIRLKGFSDGLLHHKYAIVDAEPYGYPATVITGSHNWSSSAENSNDENTIIVQNDRVANFYLQEFAARYYEAGGLDSILISSIEDEFSVPSSFLLYQNYPNPFNPITTIRFQIPSRQKVELKVYDILGSEVVTLLNEEKLAGIYEIKFNASGLSSGVYFYQIKTQDFIQSKKLILLK; encoded by the coding sequence ATGAAAAAATTAATATTTCTTTTGCTGCTTTTGATTGTACCATATTTATTCAGCCAGCCAATTGTAATCAATGAATTATACAACTCGGTTGCAAATGATGAATGGATTGAACTGCTTGTTTTGGAAGACAGTCTGGATCTGAGAAACTGGGATATCAGAGATTTCAGCAGTGGTGGTTCTGCACAAGCGCCGTTAGTTTTTTCGAATAACAATCTTTGGAGCAATCTTCAAAAAGGTACGATCATTATTATAGCAAGACCGGAAAATGCTTTCAGTGAAGATTTTGACCCAAGCGATTATTTGCTGGTAATTAAATCAAACAACGCAATTTATTTTTCCGGTAATGTATTTTTAATTGCCGGAAGTTCGGAGGCTGTGCAAATCAGAAACACTTCGCAGACTCATGTCTTTGGTGTTTCCTGGGGTGCAGCAAATCAAAATAGCTTACCACAACCGAAAGTACATTTATCCGGAACATCTCCAAGCAATACTTCAGTCTATTTCAAGGAAGATAGCCTGCCAGAAATATTAGTGGCTTCTAACTGGGCAATGAACGGAACTGCAACAATGGGTGCTGGTAATACATCAACCAATATTGCATGGATACTCTCATTAAGAACAAAACCTGAAGGCTCAGGAATAGTATATCTTGAGCCATTAGTTGCTTCTGGAAGTTCTGTAGTTAACTTAAAGTTTATGTATAAAAGAGATATTCTGTACAATATTGATGCTCTGAAAATTATTTTTCCTGTTGGATTTTCGTGGTCACAAAATCCTGCTCAGATTTCGATTGAAAATTTCACAGCTTCTATAACGGTCGAATCAGATACAATCAGTTTTTCAAATGTAATTTTTCAAAATGATTCTGTTGTAATCACTATTCAGGATGTAACTACACCCACATTCACTGGTAAGTATAAATTTAAATTTCAATCGGGAATGGGTTCTGTTGTTGATGACGTAAATCCTTCACCGATACTCACAGTGTACGGTGATCCTATTCCAATTGCACAAGCAAAAGAAAATGATACATCAGGTGTTGCTGTTTATTACGGAAACCTTGTTTCGATAAGAGGAATTGTAGTTGTTGCAAATCAGTTTGGCAGCCCAAGTTATATTCAGGATAATAGTGCAGGCATTTCAATTTTCGGTTCAAGTTTTTCTGATTCTGTGCAAATAGGAGATGAAGTTCTGGTCTCCGGGACAATAACTCAGTTCAACGGTTTGAATCAATTAGAATTTCCTTTGTTGCATCAGATTATCAGTACAGGAAATACAGTTGAACCAATTTTAGCAACTCCGTTTGATCTTGCGCATGATGGACAAGGTGGTTTGGAAAATTTTGAAGGACGATTTGTAAGACTAAATAATGTACTCGTAACGGAATTAAACGGAACACCTGTTTCTAACTGGGCTTATAAAAATTACATGCTGACTAGTTCCAATTCTGCTGATACTGTGCAAATCAGGATTGATAATGGTACCAATATAATTGGTAGTGTTGCTCCTGCCGGAAGGTTTGATATAGTTGGAGTTCTTAGTCAATATAAAACCTCTCTGCCATTTATTGGTGGTTATCAGGTGATGCCAAGAATGTTAACTGACATTATTTCCAGTGGTCCTTTGTTTGAAGAATTTCCCGAAGAATCCGATTTGACGCCCGGTTCAATTACGCTGGATTGGAAAACAATAAATCCTGGAACTTCACGTGTTCGATATGGACTTACTCCAAACTATGAACTCGGTATTATCCAAATTGATGACAGCTTAAGAACTAATCACAGCATTACTGTTAGCGGATTACTGACTGCAACTATTTACAATTTACAAGCTTTCTCTGTTGCAAATTCAGATACAAGTTTTTCCGGCAACATTATTTCAAGTACAAGTTCGGATTTCCCGACAACCGGTGAAATAAATGTTTACTTCAATAAGAATGTTTATTTTGGGGTATCATCTGGTGTAAACGCAAATCAAAATGTTGATTTTCTAAGCAAGGCTGTCGAAAGAATAAATAATGCAAAACGATCTGTTGATGCTGCACTTTATAGTTTGAGTGGTTCAGTAGGAGATAATCTGGCGACTGCAATCATCAACGCAAAAAATCGCGGTGTTAAAGTTAGAATAATCGGAGAATATGATACCCGGAATTCAACATCTTACCAATCATTAATTAATAACGGAATTCCGTACATAAATGATCGCTTTGGTAATAATGATGGCAATGGTTTACAACATAATAAATTTTTTATAATTGATTATCGCGGTGGTTCGCCTGACAGCGTTTGGGTAATGACCGGATCGTGGAATCCGACAGATCCGGGGACTAATAATGATCGGCAAAATCTGATTGAAATTCAGGATGTTGCACTCGCTGGCGCCTACACAGTTGAATTCAACGAGATGTGGGGAAGTAATAATGAAGTTCCAAATGCTCAGTTCTCCAGATTTAGTTCAAGAAAGTATAATAATACACCGCATATTTTTAAGATTAATGGAAACAGAATTCAAAGTTATTTTAGCCCAAGTGACTTTACAAATTCCAAAATCGGAAAGACTTTAGGTAAAGCTCAAAAATCTATCAATGGAGCTGTTATGACAATTACAAGACGCGATTTAGCCGATACAGTAATCGTAATTAAAAATGACGGGAAGAAAACAAGATTAATTCTCAGCAACAATACCGATACAGGTTCGCAGTTCAGTTACCTTCAATCAAACGGAGTGGATATCCGGTTGAAAGGTTTTTCCGATGGGCTATTGCATCATAAATATGCTATTGTTGATGCTGAACCTTATGGATACCCCGCAACAGTAATTACAGGTTCACATAATTGGTCATCTTCTGCGGAAAACAGCAATGATGAAAATACAATCATTGTTCAGAATGACAGAGTTGCGAATTTCTATTTACAGGAATTTGCTGCTAGATATTACGAAGCCGGTGGTCTTGATTCAATTTTGATTTCTAGTATTGAAGATGAGTTTTCGGTTCCGAGTAGTTTTTTATTATACCAAAACTATCCAAACCCATTTAATCCAATTACGACAATCCGTTTTCAGATTCCATCGCGACAGAAGGTTGAACTCAAGGTTTATGATATTTTAGGAAGTGAAGTCGTTACATTGCTCAATGAAGAAAAGCTTGCGGGAATTTATGAAATAAAATTTAACGCTTCAGGTCTGTCGAGTGGCGTCTATTTTTACCAGATTAAGACGCAGGATTTTATACAATCTAAAAAGCTGATTTTACTCAAATAA
- the atpD gene encoding F0F1 ATP synthase subunit beta produces the protein MSEIKGKIIQVIGPVVDVEFEEGHLPDIYTAIRIPRTTTEGVKDDLIAEIQQHLGEDRVRAVAMDSTDGLVRGMDAFDTGGPLSIPVGPETLGRLINVIGKPIDGLGEIKTQKSYPIHRPAPAFKNLSTNSEMFETGIKVIDLIEPYTKGGKTGLFGGAGVGKTVIIQELIHNIASQHGGYSVFSGVGERTREGNDLWMEMKESGVLSKTALVFGQMNEPPGARLRVGLTGLTVAEYFRDEEGRDVLLFIDNIFRFTQAGSEVSALLGRMPSAVGYQPNLATEMGALQERITSTDKGSITSVQAIYVPADDLTDPAPAAAFAHLDATTVLSRQISELGIYPAVDPLDSTSRILEPGILGQEHYDVARRCKEILQHYKDLQDIINILGMDELSDEDKTIVRRARRIQRFLSQPFHVAEQFTGFAGKYVKLEDTIRGFKGIIDGKYDDLPEGAFLYVGTIEEAVEKANKMK, from the coding sequence ATGTCAGAAATCAAAGGAAAAATAATACAGGTAATTGGACCAGTTGTCGATGTGGAATTTGAGGAAGGTCATCTTCCGGATATTTACACTGCAATAAGAATACCTCGCACAACTACAGAAGGCGTAAAAGATGATTTGATTGCAGAAATACAGCAGCATCTTGGTGAAGATAGGGTAAGAGCCGTTGCGATGGATTCAACTGATGGATTGGTAAGAGGTATGGATGCATTTGATACCGGCGGTCCTTTATCAATACCTGTCGGTCCTGAAACTTTAGGAAGATTAATCAATGTTATTGGAAAACCAATTGATGGTTTGGGTGAAATCAAAACACAGAAATCATATCCTATCCACCGACCTGCTCCTGCATTTAAGAATCTATCTACAAATTCAGAAATGTTTGAAACAGGAATAAAAGTTATCGATTTGATCGAACCATACACAAAAGGTGGAAAGACCGGATTGTTCGGCGGTGCTGGAGTTGGTAAAACTGTTATCATACAGGAATTAATTCATAATATTGCTTCACAGCATGGCGGTTATTCAGTTTTCTCAGGTGTTGGTGAAAGAACACGTGAAGGAAATGATCTCTGGATGGAAATGAAAGAGTCAGGAGTTTTAAGCAAAACCGCTCTTGTTTTTGGTCAGATGAATGAACCTCCCGGTGCAAGATTAAGAGTAGGTTTAACCGGTTTAACTGTAGCAGAATATTTCCGTGATGAAGAGGGAAGAGATGTACTTTTATTCATTGATAACATTTTCAGATTTACACAAGCTGGTTCAGAAGTTAGCGCATTGTTAGGAAGAATGCCGTCAGCAGTTGGTTATCAGCCCAATCTTGCAACTGAAATGGGGGCACTCCAGGAAAGAATTACTTCAACAGATAAAGGATCAATTACATCTGTTCAGGCAATTTATGTTCCGGCAGATGATTTAACCGATCCGGCTCCGGCTGCAGCATTTGCTCACCTTGATGCAACAACTGTATTAAGTCGTCAAATTTCTGAACTTGGTATCTATCCTGCTGTCGATCCACTTGATTCTACATCCAGAATTCTTGAACCGGGAATTCTCGGGCAGGAACATTATGATGTAGCAAGACGATGCAAAGAAATTCTTCAACACTACAAAGATCTTCAGGATATCATTAACATTCTTGGAATGGATGAACTATCTGATGAAGATAAAACTATCGTACGACGTGCAAGAAGAATACAGAGATTTTTAAGTCAACCTTTCCACGTAGCTGAACAGTTCACAGGCTTTGCTGGAAAATACGTTAAACTTGAAGATACAATTCGCGGATTTAAAGGAATCATTGACGGGAAATACGACGATTTACCGGAAGGAGCTTTCCTTTATGTGGGTACAATAGAAGAAGCAGTTGAAAAAGCAAATAAGATGAAATAA
- a CDS encoding F0F1 ATP synthase subunit epsilon produces the protein MAILNLEIITPEKPVFNDYIESVTIPGTLGSFQILKDHAPLLSSFEVGVIKVKKNSADSFYTTSGGTVEVNQNQILVLADSIEKISDIDVDRAEQARKRAEERLRKKMDADIDEARAKSALNRALNRLNAVKMYSGN, from the coding sequence ATGGCTATACTGAATCTTGAAATAATTACTCCTGAAAAACCTGTATTTAATGATTATATTGAATCTGTTACAATTCCTGGAACACTTGGAAGTTTTCAAATTCTGAAAGACCACGCACCATTGCTTAGTTCATTTGAAGTTGGTGTGATAAAAGTTAAAAAGAATTCTGCTGATTCTTTTTATACAACTTCCGGTGGAACAGTAGAAGTAAATCAAAATCAGATTTTAGTTCTGGCTGATTCGATTGAAAAAATCAGTGATATTGATGTTGACCGGGCTGAACAAGCAAGGAAAAGGGCAGAGGAAAGACTGCGAAAAAAAATGGATGCTGATATTGATGAAGCTCGCGCAAAATCTGCGTTGAATAGAGCTTTGAACCGATTAAATGCAGTTAAGATGTATTCCGGAAATTGA
- a CDS encoding superoxide dismutase, with the protein MAKFELPPLPYSYDALEPYIDKMTMEIHHDKHHAAYVNNLNKAVEGTEMASKSLDDLITNISKYPAAVRNNGGGHWNHSLFWTLMKQNGGGEPTGLLSDAIKSSFGSFGEFKTQFSNAGATRFGSGWAWLVKQNGKLAIGSTPNQDNPLMDIADFKGTPILGLDVWEHAYYLKYQNKRAEYIENWWNVVNWAEASKRFSEAK; encoded by the coding sequence ATGGCAAAATTTGAATTGCCTCCCTTGCCTTACAGCTACGATGCATTAGAACCATACATTGATAAAATGACAATGGAAATTCATCACGACAAACATCATGCTGCTTATGTAAATAATCTCAATAAAGCTGTTGAAGGAACTGAGATGGCATCTAAATCTCTTGATGATCTTATAACAAATATTTCCAAATATCCCGCTGCTGTTAGAAACAATGGCGGTGGACATTGGAACCATTCTCTATTCTGGACTTTGATGAAACAAAATGGCGGTGGTGAGCCAACCGGACTTCTTTCCGATGCAATCAAATCGTCGTTTGGATCATTTGGTGAATTTAAAACTCAGTTTAGTAACGCCGGCGCAACCAGATTCGGATCGGGCTGGGCGTGGCTAGTTAAACAGAATGGAAAACTCGCTATTGGTTCTACACCAAATCAGGATAATCCCTTGATGGATATTGCTGATTTTAAAGGAACACCAATACTTGGTCTGGATGTTTGGGAACACGCATACTACCTGAAATATCAGAATAAAAGAGCAGAATATATCGAGAACTGGTGGAATGTTGTAAACTGGGCTGAAGCATCTAAACGATTCAGCGAGGCTAAGTAA
- a CDS encoding iron-sulfur cluster assembly accessory protein — MTDLNINSEIKVTEKARNEILRIMQSNNIPENYGLRVGVKGGGCSGLTYTLNFDGVEKPGDTIIESERIKLFIDGKSLFYLMGTQLDFSDGLNGRGFVFNNPNAAKTCGCGESFGV, encoded by the coding sequence ATGACAGATTTAAATATTAATTCCGAAATAAAAGTAACAGAAAAAGCAAGAAACGAAATCCTGCGTATTATGCAGTCGAACAACATTCCTGAGAATTACGGATTGAGAGTAGGTGTAAAAGGCGGTGGATGTTCCGGATTAACGTACACTTTAAATTTTGATGGAGTTGAAAAACCAGGTGACACAATAATCGAATCTGAAAGAATTAAATTATTTATTGATGGCAAAAGTCTTTTTTATCTGATGGGGACACAACTTGATTTTAGCGATGGATTGAACGGAAGAGGATTTGTTTTCAACAACCCGAACGCAGCAAAAACTTGCGGCTGCGGTGAATCGTTTGGAGTTTAA
- a CDS encoding Rrf2 family transcriptional regulator has translation MLKLSKKTEYALMAAKYMALKNHSGYSTAKEISEKYQIPYPLVAKVLQNLVKCEIAFSAKGTNGGFSLAKKAEKISLIDIIKAVETNFKIVDCMQANSSSADCEHYSCCKIKDPLAEVQKKIDKVFTETTIAHIL, from the coding sequence ATGCTAAAACTATCAAAAAAAACAGAATATGCGTTGATGGCAGCCAAATATATGGCTCTGAAAAACCATTCAGGTTACTCAACAGCAAAAGAGATTTCAGAGAAATATCAAATACCTTATCCTCTGGTTGCAAAGGTTTTGCAGAATCTTGTTAAGTGTGAAATAGCATTTTCTGCGAAAGGAACAAACGGTGGATTTTCACTCGCTAAAAAAGCTGAGAAAATTTCTTTGATAGATATTATCAAAGCAGTTGAAACAAATTTTAAAATAGTTGATTGTATGCAAGCAAACAGTTCATCAGCAGATTGCGAACATTATAGTTGCTGCAAAATAAAAGATCCGCTTGCAGAAGTGCAGAAGAAAATAGATAAAGTTTTTACAGAGACTACGATTGCTCATATTCTATAA
- a CDS encoding T9SS type A sorting domain-containing protein, whose product MRRKMRILKIFLLVFILSITISAQWYQQNSGTTDNLYSVYFVNELVDWATTYQVIYKTTDGGQSWQYQYTQNPVFQIFFHSENVGWISTWLTGPAILETTDGGNTWVEIYSVMGSYEFIHDFEFISPDIGWIVGEETIRSIKDGITEFPVLFKETTNGGLTWLDKNFPPNYWGRLVQIDAIDYMNLIVAGDDTLFKTSDGGNNWQQVPLPQNFQPTDLDFINTHLGWVYGPNALFKTTNGGVNWELQAQPVYNFQFITSQIGWYTYGNQIYNSTNGGSSWTLQNSNTNNTLNDIFFINTNNGWAVGQNGTILYTPNGGIPVELISFTSEVLENEVELTWSTATETNNSGFEILCSTENEDWNKMGFVPGQGTTTETQHYCFTDNDVKPGKYQYRLKQIDYDGTFEYSQIVEVVIPFVNEFSLSQNYPNPFNPSTKIKYEIPASLNPSKGGTLVQLIVYDILGREIAVLVNEEKHPGNYEIEFDGSNLSSGIYLYRLTAGGFSATKKLVLLK is encoded by the coding sequence ATGAGGCGTAAAATGCGAATCCTTAAAATATTTCTTCTGGTTTTCATTCTTTCTATTACTATATCTGCACAGTGGTATCAGCAAAATAGCGGAACTACTGACAATCTTTACAGTGTTTATTTTGTCAATGAACTAGTTGATTGGGCAACAACTTATCAAGTAATTTACAAAACAACGGATGGTGGGCAGAGTTGGCAATATCAGTATACACAAAACCCAGTCTTTCAAATATTCTTTCATAGTGAAAATGTTGGATGGATATCTACTTGGCTTACTGGCCCTGCCATTTTAGAAACTACCGATGGGGGAAATACTTGGGTAGAAATATATTCGGTTATGGGTTCGTACGAATTTATACATGATTTCGAATTTATAAGCCCAGATATAGGTTGGATAGTTGGAGAAGAAACAATACGTTCAATTAAAGATGGTATTACAGAATTTCCTGTTTTATTTAAAGAAACAACAAATGGAGGACTTACTTGGTTGGATAAAAATTTTCCACCAAATTATTGGGGAAGACTAGTTCAAATTGATGCTATTGATTATATGAATTTGATTGTTGCTGGAGACGACACCCTTTTTAAAACTTCAGATGGAGGAAACAACTGGCAACAAGTACCATTACCACAAAATTTTCAACCTACGGATCTTGATTTTATTAATACTCATCTTGGGTGGGTTTATGGACCCAATGCTTTGTTTAAAACAACCAATGGTGGTGTCAACTGGGAACTACAAGCTCAGCCAGTTTATAACTTTCAATTCATTACATCACAAATTGGGTGGTACACGTACGGTAATCAAATTTATAACTCTACAAATGGTGGCTCATCTTGGACACTTCAAAATTCTAATACTAATAACACACTAAATGATATTTTCTTCATAAACACCAATAATGGTTGGGCAGTTGGTCAAAATGGAACGATTCTTTATACTCCAAATGGTGGCATTCCAGTAGAACTTATTTCATTCACATCAGAAGTTTTAGAAAATGAGGTGGAATTAACCTGGTCAACGGCAACAGAAACAAACAACTCTGGATTTGAGATTCTTTGCTCAACCGAAAATGAAGATTGGAATAAAATGGGATTTGTTCCCGGACAGGGAACAACAACAGAAACTCAGCATTACTGTTTTACGGATAACGATGTTAAACCGGGCAAGTATCAATACAGACTAAAACAAATAGATTATGATGGCACTTTTGAATATTCACAAATTGTAGAAGTTGTTATTCCATTTGTTAATGAGTTCTCACTCTCCCAAAACTACCCCAACCCATTTAATCCGTCAACAAAAATAAAATATGAAATACCGGCCTCCCTAAATCCCTCCAAAGGAGGGACTTTAGTGCAATTAATAGTTTATGATATTTTAGGAAGAGAAATAGCAGTTCTGGTTAATGAGGAAAAACATCCTGGTAATTATGAAATAGAATTTGATGGCAGTAATCTTTCAAGTGGTATATATCTTTATAGATTAACTGCCGGAGGATTCAGCGCTACAAAGAAATTAGTTTTGTTAAAATGA
- a CDS encoding NADH-quinone oxidoreductase subunit N, with amino-acid sequence MNIENLTTSLQLIKPEIALSILLVVVVLFDLIFDKRKNILPYILIIGLLVIAYYVVEQFNMNSFAFRYDLTSVGMLAVDSFAAFFKLIVILSTIFVVMFSVTSNEIIKNPDRHGEYYTLILGMVLGMFLVSSATDLILIYLSIELMSLSSYVLSGYLKTVERSSEASLKYVIYGSVASGIMLFGISILYGLTGTTNLYEMNALLQHTGTGGFTFIFAGIMVLSGIGFKISIAPFHFWTPDVYEGAPIAITAYLSVASKAAGFALLIRFLKVTFFQNISPDGSWIMLNIIDWQRILIALAILTMTLGNFAALWQDNIKRMLAYSSIAHAGYLLLAVAIFSNDGVIAVLVYFAIYLFMNLGAFFVVMLIANKIGSEEMDDYKGMGSSTAFLGIALSIFLLSLAGLPPTGGFIGKLYIFIALINADMIVVAFITLLNTVVAYYYYVRVLKNLYLVRTETSHEKIQVSFGNVIVVLLLLIPVFVFGVYFTPIVNLAKTSAAILGF; translated from the coding sequence GTGAACATTGAAAATCTAACAACAAGTCTTCAGCTTATTAAACCAGAGATTGCTCTTTCAATCCTGCTGGTAGTAGTTGTCCTTTTTGATCTGATATTTGATAAGAGGAAAAATATACTTCCCTATATTTTAATAATCGGGTTGCTGGTTATTGCTTACTATGTTGTTGAACAATTCAATATGAACAGCTTTGCATTCAGATATGATTTAACAAGTGTCGGAATGCTTGCAGTTGATTCATTCGCGGCATTCTTCAAATTGATTGTAATTCTTTCAACAATATTTGTTGTGATGTTTTCAGTTACATCAAATGAAATAATTAAGAATCCTGACCGGCATGGTGAATACTATACTTTAATTCTTGGAATGGTTCTCGGAATGTTCCTTGTTTCATCAGCAACGGATTTAATTCTCATCTACCTCTCAATTGAATTGATGTCGCTTTCTTCCTACGTACTCTCTGGTTATCTTAAAACAGTTGAAAGAAGTTCAGAAGCTTCGTTGAAATATGTCATCTACGGAAGTGTCGCTTCAGGAATAATGTTGTTTGGCATTTCAATTCTTTACGGACTTACTGGCACAACCAATCTTTACGAAATGAATGCTCTTCTTCAACACACTGGTACTGGAGGATTTACATTCATATTTGCAGGCATAATGGTTCTTAGTGGAATTGGATTTAAAATTTCTATAGCACCATTTCATTTCTGGACTCCGGATGTTTATGAAGGAGCTCCGATTGCAATTACAGCATATCTTTCAGTTGCAAGTAAAGCTGCTGGATTCGCGTTGCTCATTAGATTTCTCAAAGTAACTTTCTTCCAGAATATTTCTCCCGATGGAAGCTGGATAATGTTAAATATTATTGACTGGCAAAGAATTTTAATTGCTCTTGCAATCCTGACGATGACACTTGGAAACTTTGCTGCACTGTGGCAGGATAATATTAAACGAATGCTCGCATACTCAAGTATCGCACACGCTGGATATTTACTTCTTGCAGTTGCAATTTTCTCAAACGATGGTGTGATTGCTGTTCTCGTTTATTTTGCAATTTATCTTTTTATGAATCTCGGTGCTTTCTTTGTCGTTATGCTGATTGCAAACAAAATCGGAAGTGAAGAAATGGATGACTATAAAGGAATGGGATCATCAACTGCATTTCTTGGAATTGCTTTATCAATTTTCTTACTATCATTAGCTGGTTTACCACCGACTGGCGGATTCATTGGTAAACTTTACATTTTCATTGCACTGATAAATGCTGATATGATTGTTGTTGCATTCATCACTTTGTTAAACACAGTTGTTGCATACTACTACTACGTTCGTGTTTTGAAAAATCTTTATCTTGTTAGAACTGAAACATCGCACGAAAAAATTCAGGTTAGTTTTGGTAATGTGATTGTAGTTCTCCTTCTGCTTATTCCTGTTTTTGTATTTGGTGTTTACTTCACTCCGATTGTAAATCTTGCAAAAACCTCCGCTGCGATATTAGGGTTTTAA